One Nicotiana sylvestris chromosome 12, ASM39365v2, whole genome shotgun sequence genomic window carries:
- the LOC104236739 gene encoding phytochrome-interacting ankyrin-repeat protein 2-like — protein MEEDRVGSIRRSRRMQMTAGDTDDRGWTPLHIVARKGDLKQVRRLLNEGMDANVMAGGPKSYGMTPLHLAAKGGHVRVMDELLERGADIDARAKGACAWTPLHHAAKERKKKAIKFLIRNGAFLPDDISDTRFNPPLHYCPGLEWAYEEMKLLQLESSSSGEASYSSEN, from the exons ATGGAGGAGGATCGGGTTGGTTCAATTAGGCGGTCGAGGAGAATGCAGATGACTGCAGGCGATACGGATGATCGTGGTTGGACTCCTCTTCACATTGTTGCCCGGAAGGGTGACCTGAAACAG GTTAGAAGACTTCTTAATGAAGGCATGGATGCAAATGTGATGGCAGGGGGCCCTAAATCATATGGTATGACCCCACTCCATCTTGCTGCTAAGGGAGGTCACGTGCGAGTTATGGATGAATTGCTTGAGAGAGGTGCTGATATCGATGCTCGAGCCAAGGGTGCATGTGCAT GGACTCCACTTCATCATGCAGctaaagagagaaagaagaaagcAATTAAATTCTTGATTAGAAACGGTGCTTTTCTGCCAGATGACATCTCTGACACCAGGTTCAATCCACCACTCCACTATTGCCCTGGTCTCGAATGGGCTTATGAGGAGATGAAGCTGCTTCAGCTAGAGAGTTCATCATCTGGTGAGGCTTCCTACAGCTCGGAAAACTGA
- the LOC104236738 gene encoding trihelix transcription factor GT-3b-like: MFGGGDNENLGPFPQRLMFPNLPLHLLPGASISTATAAVAGDDEFPKRDERVPPWSNQETRDFIAIRGELEREFSSAKRSSWKNLWEMVAAKMKERGYRRSGEQCKSKWKNLVNSYKGKESSDPDNGGQFQFFDELHALFTASTNNVHQLQLESEAGSQQERKRPRRRIRDQSSEEVSEDDEGYACESDEVKLAKSSIAPKKKIEKEKRPRTNNAVKPSRQPSLGSTNTTGRTVENIQEILKDFFQQQLRIDMQWRETMEKRAREREVFEQEWRSSMEKLERDRMMIEHAWREREEQRRMREESRAERRDALLTTLLNKLIGENHP, translated from the exons ATGTTTGGTGGAGGAGACAATGAAAACCTCGGACCATTTCCCCAACGTTTGATGTTTCCTAATCTCCCCCTCCACCTCCTTCCCGGCGCTTCAATATCCACCGCTACCGCCGCCGTCGCCGGAGACGATGAGTTTCCTAAGCGGGACGAGCGTGTTCCGCCGTGGAGTAATCAGGAAACTAGGGATTTCATAGCTATTAGGGGTGAGCTTGAAAGGGAGTTTTCTTCGGCCAAGCGAAGTAGTTGGAAGAATCTATGGGAGATGGTAGCTGCTAAGATGAAGGAGAGAGGGTATAGGAGAAGTGGAGAACAGTGTAAATCCAAGTGGAAGAATTTGGTCAATAGTTACAAG GGCAAGGAATCATCTGATCCAGATAATGGCGGACAATTTCAATTTTTTGATGAGCTACATGCACTTTTTACAGCAAGTACAAATAACGTACATCAACTACAGCTCGAATCTGAGGCTGGTTCCCAACAGGAAAGAAAGAGGCCTCGGAGAAGAATTAGAGATCAATCGTCAGAGGAAGTCTCAGAAGATGATGAAGGTTATGCCTGTGAGAGTGATGAAGTAAAATTGGCAAAAAGCAGCATCGCTcccaaaaagaaaattgaaaaagaaaagcgACCGAGAACAAACAATGCAGTGAAACCTTCAAGACAACCCAGCTTAGGAAGTACTAACACTACTGGTAGAACTGTTGAAAATATTCAAGAAATCCTCAAAGATTTCTTTCAGCAGCAACTGAGGATCGATATGCAATGGAGAGAGACAATGGAGAAGCGTGCTCGTGAAAGAGAAGTATTTGAGCAGGAATGGCGGTCGTCAATGGAGAAGCTTGAAAGGGATAGGATGATGATTGAACATGCTTGGAGGGAGAGGGAGGAGCAAAGGAGAATGAGAGAGGAGAGCCGAGCTGAAAGGAGGGATGCCCTGTTGACAACACTTTTGAACAAACTCATCGGTGAAAATCATCCTTGA
- the LOC104236737 gene encoding mediator of RNA polymerase II transcription subunit 28 isoform X1, whose protein sequence is MADRHHVDQQQNTEPQINSHTPKDDMIACVIALEAALLPCLPARELQAIDRSAHPYHQIDVERHARDFMEAAKKLQLHLIGLQREDLPTRPEMLRKEIEKMEEELKTKTELIAKQERLIQGWREELKDQLDKHIMELERV, encoded by the exons ATGGCTGACAGACATCATGTTGATCAACAGCAAAATACTGAACCACAGATAAATTCTCATACTCCAAAGGATGACATGATCGCCTGTGTGATAGCATTAGAAGCTGCATTACTACCGTGTTTGCCTGCACGAGAACTCCAGGCAATAGACCGTTCAGCCCATCCATATCATCAGA TCGATGTAGAGAGACATGCCAGAGATTTCATGGAGGCTGCCAAGAAACTTCAACTTCATTTGATCGGTTTGCAACGTGAAGATCTGCCTACAAGACCGGAGATGCTTAGAAAG GAGATAGAAAAGATGGAAGAAGAGTTGAAGACGAAGACTGAACTCATAGCTAAGCAAGAGAGACTGATCCAAGGATGGAGGGAAGAGTTGAAGGACCAACTGGATAAACACATCATGGAGTTAGAAAGGGTGTAA
- the LOC104236737 gene encoding mediator of RNA polymerase II transcription subunit 28 isoform X2 has protein sequence MIACVIALEAALLPCLPARELQAIDRSAHPYHQIDVERHARDFMEAAKKLQLHLIGLQREDLPTRPEMLRKEIEKMEEELKTKTELIAKQERLIQGWREELKDQLDKHIMELERV, from the exons ATGATCGCCTGTGTGATAGCATTAGAAGCTGCATTACTACCGTGTTTGCCTGCACGAGAACTCCAGGCAATAGACCGTTCAGCCCATCCATATCATCAGA TCGATGTAGAGAGACATGCCAGAGATTTCATGGAGGCTGCCAAGAAACTTCAACTTCATTTGATCGGTTTGCAACGTGAAGATCTGCCTACAAGACCGGAGATGCTTAGAAAG GAGATAGAAAAGATGGAAGAAGAGTTGAAGACGAAGACTGAACTCATAGCTAAGCAAGAGAGACTGATCCAAGGATGGAGGGAAGAGTTGAAGGACCAACTGGATAAACACATCATGGAGTTAGAAAGGGTGTAA